From one Perca fluviatilis chromosome 10, GENO_Pfluv_1.0, whole genome shotgun sequence genomic stretch:
- the hdx gene encoding highly divergent homeobox isoform X1, with protein MAAPFPSSYRMDAWSQRRGLQTMNLRSVFTSEQQKILERYYDNGMTNQSKACFQLILQCAQEAKLDFSVVRTWVGNKRRKLASKVEQNGGMSHSLSSHGLAGGLLSNHSLAGGPLSNHSLAAGALFPAELAAARNIQNRVHLLPPSSSFPSFSSTSSSPSSSSPHSSGSNNNNNNNNDVILTGIYSLNSVPRSRPRPTAPPSHSDCELSAHASSSLSNRALLSRNSSASSPLHSKLVSLSQNLPPIASASGPLVNTAVRKGTVSLGDAGVSAGAGVVPHSWTRQYGTAQTRPWSSSSLSQTQPQPRPHSNPQPQPPAPQKTWVSLPVQNSCPPSEQTPRIQQVFTLSERGEGDRLRPSHVSTQKSQESHRPASHPLDASHNFSIAMETGDEEDEWQREEELANMAAQTHLHRERTSTSPTGAEVSVVRGSHTPPMSRSRPALLHSNTTLQGSYSVTAQTSLTGESSTQTSVGVSAAPWVISNSRKRTLQDRTQFSDGDLIQLKRYWDRGMTSLGSVCREKITAAANQLNVDTEIVKTWISNRRRKYRLMGIEIPPPKGGPAVFSTSSPGNESPVALSPDEEGLRTPELGDDLNDEGSLCLSEDGTIDSQHRDEEDGIDVSIAAPLANNVKVEVIDEDEEDEYDNDDGELVASDLEQMQNMLEFKHEEVQFLENELENQKQKYDKLVSFTTSLLSAVRNKDLDRQQELMASLPQPSDQDWDMTLERATQPAAVSADASSNHIGSPMAGTSSEEPPLAPANEEVPLVTIKEDDTTTKVTKPSASEEQLQVAVTEQK; from the exons ATGGCTGCCCCGTTCCCCTCCAGTTACAGAATGGATGCGTGGTCACAGAGACGTGGCCTGCAGACT ATGAACCTGCGGTCAGTGTTTACGTCTGAACAGCAGAAGATCCTGGAACGTTACTATGATAATGGgatgaccaatcagagcaaggCTTGCTTCCAGCTAATACTGCAATGCGCTCAGGAGGCCAAACTGGACTTCAGCGTGGTCCGG ACATGGGTTGGCAACAAAAGACGTAAGCTCGCCTCCAAGGTAGAACAGAACGGAGGCATGTCTCATTCCTTATCCAGTCACGGACTCGCTGGGGGATTACTCTCCAATCACTCATTGGCCGGAGGTCCACTGTCCAATCACAGCCTGGCTGCAGGGGCGCTGTTTCCTGCTGAACTGGCTGCAGCGCGGAACATCCAGAATCGTGTGCaccttctccctccatcctcgTCCTTCCCTTCTTTCTCGTCGACAtcttcctccccttcctcttcctctccccacAGCAGCggaagcaacaacaacaacaacaacaacaatgacgTCATACTGACCGGGATTTACTCTCTCAACTCCGTCCCTCGCTCCCGCCCGAGACCCACAGCCCCACCATCTCATTCAGACTGTGAGCTTTCTGCACACGCTTCCTCGTCTCTGAGCAACCGGGCCCTGCTGAGCAGGAACAGCTCCGCCTCCTCACCCCTGCACTCCAAGCTGGTCTCACTCTCTCAAAACCTCCCACCCATCGCATCTGCCTCAGGGCCTTTAGTCAACACTGCAGTCAGGAAGGGGACTGTATCCCTTGGGGATGCAGGGGTAAGTGCAGGAGCAGGGGTAGTACCTCACAGCTGGACCAGGCAGTACGGTACAGCGCAAACTCGCCCCtggtcctcttcctccctgtcccAAACACAGCCTCAGCCCAGACCTCACTCCAACCCCCAACCTCAACCACCTGCCCCTCAGAAGACTTGGGTCTCCCTCCCAGTACAAAACTCTTGTCCGCCCTCTGAGCAGACACCTCGTATCCAGCAGGTCTTCACCTTGTCAGAAAGAGGCGAGGGGGACAGGCTTAGGCCGAGTCACGTGTCCACCCAGAAGAGCCAGGAAAGTCACAGGCCAGCGTCCCATCCTCTGGACGCCAGTCATAACTTCTCCATCGCCATGGAAACTGGAGATGAAGAAGATGAGTGGCAAAGGGAAGAGGAGCTGGCAAACATGGCCGCTCAGACACACCTCCACAGGGAGCGGACGTCGACTAGCCCAACCGGGGCTGAAGTGTCTGTGGTGAGAGGAAGCCACACCCCCCCTATGTCTCGCTCCAGACCCGCACTGCtccacagcaacacaactcttcaggGCAGCTACTCCGTCACAGCACAGACCTCACTTACAGGGGAATCCAGCACACAG ACTTCAGTTGGTGTGTCTGCTGCCCCCTGGGTTATCAGCAACTCCAGAAAGAGAACA CTGCAGGATCGGACCCAGTTCAGTGATGGGGATCTCATCCAGCTGAAGCGCTACTGGGACCGAGGCATGACCAGCCTGGGCTCAGTCTGCAGGGAAAAGATCACTGCTGCAGCGAACCAACTCAATGTAGACACTGAAATAGTCAAG ACATGGATCAGTAACAGACGGAGGAAGTACCGTCTGATGGGTATTGAAATCCCTCCACCCAAAGGTGGGCCTGCTGTATTCTCAACCTCATCCCCAGGAAACGAATCTCCGGTGGCCCTGAGCCCCGACGAGGAGGGGCTCAGAACGCCTGAACTCGGAGATGACTTGAATGATGAGGgatctctctgcctgtctgaaG ATGGCACCATCGACTCACAACACAGAGACGAAGAAGATGGAATAGACGTGTCCATTGCTGCTCCACTGGCCAATAATGTG aagGTTGAAGTAATTGATGAGGACGAGGAAGACGAGTATGACAACGATGATGGCGAATTAGTGGCTTCAGACCTAGAGCAAATGCAGAACATGTTGGAATTCAAG CACGAGGAAGTGCAGTTCTTAGAGAATGAGCTAGagaaccaaaaacaaaaatacgaCAAGCTCGTAAGCTTCACCACGAGCCTGCTCAGCGCTGTGAGGAACAAGGACCTGGACAGACAGCAG GAACTCATGGCCAGTCTACCTCAGCCTTCAGACCAGGACTGGGACATGACTCTGGAGAGAGCAACGCAGCCCGCTGCTGTTTCAGCAGACGCATCCTCCAACCACATCGGCTCCCCGATGGCCGGCACGAGCAGCGAGGAGCCTCCTCTGGCCCCGGCAAACGAAGAAGTCCCACTGGTCACCATAAAAGAAGACGATACAACGACTAAAGTTACTAAGCCCTCTGCATCAGAGGAGcaactgcaggtggcagttacaGAACAAAAGTGA
- the hdx gene encoding highly divergent homeobox isoform X2, whose product MAAPFPSSYRMDAWSQRRGLQTMNLRSVFTSEQQKILERYYDNGMTNQSKACFQLILQCAQEAKLDFSVVRTWVGNKRRKLASKVEQNGGMSHSLSSHGLAGGLLSNHSLAGGPLSNHSLAAGALFPAELAAARNIQNRVHLLPPSSSFPSFSSTSSSPSSSSPHSSGSNNNNNNNNDVILTGIYSLNSVPRSRPRPTAPPSHSDCELSAHASSSLSNRALLSRNSSASSPLHSKLVSLSQNLPPIASASGPLVNTAVRKGTVSLGDAGVSAGAGVVPHSWTRQYGTAQTRPWSSSSLSQTQPQPRPHSNPQPQPPAPQKTWVSLPVQNSCPPSEQTPRIQQVFTLSERGEGDRLRPSHVSTQKSQESHRPASHPLDASHNFSIAMETGDEEDEWQREEELANMAAQTHLHRERTSTSPTGAEVSVVRGSHTPPMSRSRPALLHSNTTLQGSYSVTAQTSLTGESSTQTSVGVSAAPWVISNSRKRTTWISNRRRKYRLMGIEIPPPKGGPAVFSTSSPGNESPVALSPDEEGLRTPELGDDLNDEGSLCLSEDGTIDSQHRDEEDGIDVSIAAPLANNVKVEVIDEDEEDEYDNDDGELVASDLEQMQNMLEFKHEEVQFLENELENQKQKYDKLVSFTTSLLSAVRNKDLDRQQELMASLPQPSDQDWDMTLERATQPAAVSADASSNHIGSPMAGTSSEEPPLAPANEEVPLVTIKEDDTTTKVTKPSASEEQLQVAVTEQK is encoded by the exons ATGGCTGCCCCGTTCCCCTCCAGTTACAGAATGGATGCGTGGTCACAGAGACGTGGCCTGCAGACT ATGAACCTGCGGTCAGTGTTTACGTCTGAACAGCAGAAGATCCTGGAACGTTACTATGATAATGGgatgaccaatcagagcaaggCTTGCTTCCAGCTAATACTGCAATGCGCTCAGGAGGCCAAACTGGACTTCAGCGTGGTCCGG ACATGGGTTGGCAACAAAAGACGTAAGCTCGCCTCCAAGGTAGAACAGAACGGAGGCATGTCTCATTCCTTATCCAGTCACGGACTCGCTGGGGGATTACTCTCCAATCACTCATTGGCCGGAGGTCCACTGTCCAATCACAGCCTGGCTGCAGGGGCGCTGTTTCCTGCTGAACTGGCTGCAGCGCGGAACATCCAGAATCGTGTGCaccttctccctccatcctcgTCCTTCCCTTCTTTCTCGTCGACAtcttcctccccttcctcttcctctccccacAGCAGCggaagcaacaacaacaacaacaacaacaatgacgTCATACTGACCGGGATTTACTCTCTCAACTCCGTCCCTCGCTCCCGCCCGAGACCCACAGCCCCACCATCTCATTCAGACTGTGAGCTTTCTGCACACGCTTCCTCGTCTCTGAGCAACCGGGCCCTGCTGAGCAGGAACAGCTCCGCCTCCTCACCCCTGCACTCCAAGCTGGTCTCACTCTCTCAAAACCTCCCACCCATCGCATCTGCCTCAGGGCCTTTAGTCAACACTGCAGTCAGGAAGGGGACTGTATCCCTTGGGGATGCAGGGGTAAGTGCAGGAGCAGGGGTAGTACCTCACAGCTGGACCAGGCAGTACGGTACAGCGCAAACTCGCCCCtggtcctcttcctccctgtcccAAACACAGCCTCAGCCCAGACCTCACTCCAACCCCCAACCTCAACCACCTGCCCCTCAGAAGACTTGGGTCTCCCTCCCAGTACAAAACTCTTGTCCGCCCTCTGAGCAGACACCTCGTATCCAGCAGGTCTTCACCTTGTCAGAAAGAGGCGAGGGGGACAGGCTTAGGCCGAGTCACGTGTCCACCCAGAAGAGCCAGGAAAGTCACAGGCCAGCGTCCCATCCTCTGGACGCCAGTCATAACTTCTCCATCGCCATGGAAACTGGAGATGAAGAAGATGAGTGGCAAAGGGAAGAGGAGCTGGCAAACATGGCCGCTCAGACACACCTCCACAGGGAGCGGACGTCGACTAGCCCAACCGGGGCTGAAGTGTCTGTGGTGAGAGGAAGCCACACCCCCCCTATGTCTCGCTCCAGACCCGCACTGCtccacagcaacacaactcttcaggGCAGCTACTCCGTCACAGCACAGACCTCACTTACAGGGGAATCCAGCACACAG ACTTCAGTTGGTGTGTCTGCTGCCCCCTGGGTTATCAGCAACTCCAGAAAGAGAACA ACATGGATCAGTAACAGACGGAGGAAGTACCGTCTGATGGGTATTGAAATCCCTCCACCCAAAGGTGGGCCTGCTGTATTCTCAACCTCATCCCCAGGAAACGAATCTCCGGTGGCCCTGAGCCCCGACGAGGAGGGGCTCAGAACGCCTGAACTCGGAGATGACTTGAATGATGAGGgatctctctgcctgtctgaaG ATGGCACCATCGACTCACAACACAGAGACGAAGAAGATGGAATAGACGTGTCCATTGCTGCTCCACTGGCCAATAATGTG aagGTTGAAGTAATTGATGAGGACGAGGAAGACGAGTATGACAACGATGATGGCGAATTAGTGGCTTCAGACCTAGAGCAAATGCAGAACATGTTGGAATTCAAG CACGAGGAAGTGCAGTTCTTAGAGAATGAGCTAGagaaccaaaaacaaaaatacgaCAAGCTCGTAAGCTTCACCACGAGCCTGCTCAGCGCTGTGAGGAACAAGGACCTGGACAGACAGCAG GAACTCATGGCCAGTCTACCTCAGCCTTCAGACCAGGACTGGGACATGACTCTGGAGAGAGCAACGCAGCCCGCTGCTGTTTCAGCAGACGCATCCTCCAACCACATCGGCTCCCCGATGGCCGGCACGAGCAGCGAGGAGCCTCCTCTGGCCCCGGCAAACGAAGAAGTCCCACTGGTCACCATAAAAGAAGACGATACAACGACTAAAGTTACTAAGCCCTCTGCATCAGAGGAGcaactgcaggtggcagttacaGAACAAAAGTGA